The following nucleotide sequence is from Caldisericia bacterium.
TCCTGGCATAGGTATGAGACCTACAAGGGAGGCAGAGAGAAAGATTGTAATCTTTCTATTGGGTATAAAAGAGTCAAGATTTTTTATCATCTTTGTAAGAATTTTTTTATCCTGAAGGAGATTGGCAAAGAAGTATATCATGCATAGCATTATGGTAAGTTTGAGGGTGTCTTTAGAGATAGATGTTATAAGAAGATGCTTCATCAGCTCTTTAAATGGAATTGGATAGATAAAACCAAGAAATAATCCACCAATGAGTAAACTTATACCTGGACTTACCTTCCTTGTTATCAAGAAAATTATAATAAAGAAGGTTATTCCAAGTTTTATTAGGGTCATTATATAGAGTTAAATCTCTCCCACAGTTTCTCTGTGATTTTCCTACTTTCCCTCTCTATTTTTTCTGTATCCACAGTTATAATTTCCCTCTCCTTCATAACAAATTTTCCATTTATTATCACATCTTCAACAAAATCTGGAGATAATCCAAAGAGAAAATGACCAAAGAAGTTATCTTCGTTTAAAGGTGTTGGGGGTGTATAAGATAGCATTATGAAGTCAGGAGCACTACCCTCCTCTATTACTCCAATCTTTTTATTAAAGACTCTTTCAGCTATCTTTGGATTATTTACAAACAGCATTTTATAGGATTCCATAAAGCCAACATTTGGGTCCTTTTTGTTTAACTTGTGCAGTATATTTGCAACTTGAGTTTCCCTCCACATGTTTTGAGTGAAACCGTCTGTTCCAAGACCTAAAAGGATTCCTTTATTCATCATCCCTATAACATCAGATACTCCAACTGCATTGTTCATATTTGATTCAGGATTATGTATAACCATGGTATCAGTCTCCTTTAGAATCTCCTTTTCCTTTTCATCAATGTGGATGGCATGAATTGCAAGGGTTCTTTTTCCAAGTATATTTTCCTTTAAGAGTCTCTCTACAACACCCATTCCGTATTTTTCAATGGAATCTTCCCTATCAGATATATCCTCTGCAACATGGATATGAAATCCAACATCAAGGGCATTTCCTGCTTCTGCACACTCCTTTATGGTTTTTTCACTTATTGTAAATTGGGCATGCATTCCAAATGTTGGTGATACAAGAGGATTCTTTTCTTTCCTCAACTTTTCAATGAATCTTATGTTTTCCTTTATGCTTTCCTTTGCCTTAACCTCTCCCCATCTGTCTGAAACCTCAAAACATGTGGAGAGTCTAATCCCAGTTTCAACACTTGCTCTCTCCAGTTCATCAAGACTTCCCAAGATGTATCCAAAACTTGCATGGTGATCTATT
It contains:
- the ssnA gene encoding putative aminohydrolase SsnA; protein product: MKILKNVSVFTGGEKPKFFNNGILVWDEEKIVYVGENNKEYKGEVIDGKGKLVMPGFILAHDHLYSVLSRGIPLKNYHPKNFLEILKNLWWKLDLALDRESVYYSALVGIIDAIRKGTTTIIDHHASFGYILGSLDELERASVETGIRLSTCFEVSDRWGEVKAKESIKENIRFIEKLRKEKNPLVSPTFGMHAQFTISEKTIKECAEAGNALDVGFHIHVAEDISDREDSIEKYGMGVVERLLKENILGKRTLAIHAIHIDEKEKEILKETDTMVIHNPESNMNNAVGVSDVIGMMNKGILLGLGTDGFTQNMWRETQVANILHKLNKKDPNVGFMESYKMLFVNNPKIAERVFNKKIGVIEEGSAPDFIMLSYTPPTPLNEDNFFGHFLFGLSPDFVEDVIINGKFVMKEREIITVDTEKIERESRKITEKLWERFNSI